Sequence from the uncultured Bacteroides sp. genome:
GGTTCTTATTTAAATGATTCAAATATATTTTTTTAAAGTTCGCCTTGCAAGACAATGATTAATAGCCTTTTAAAAGGATAATATTTTTAGTTTAGCACCTAATATTCTATTAATAGCAAATAAAGGGTTCTGATACAAAACTATATTATTTCGTTAAAAGAAAAGAGCTCTTCGTAACTTTTGGTGGAAGCAAATAAGCCATTAATTGACTTTGAAAGAGAGTCTGCAAAACACCATAAATAAAGGGCTCAATACAATACCTTCCACAAAAAGTGACGAAGAACCAATAAAGGTAGTAATACATAAATAAAGGCAAAGCAAAGAACTTATCCTACTCTTGCTCTTCCTTTTCTTCTTCAATGATTCTTGCCGTTTCCACCTTTTCCAATCGGGCTCTCATCTTTGGCATGAAAGATTTCCTGATGCGCAATTTCATAATGCAATCCATATCGTAAGTCTGGCTCAGGATTTCAGGCTCCTCTTCTTTTACTACTCTCATAATATCGTTCATAAAAGGATATTCAAAAGAGACAGTGATGTCTTCATCTACAGTCTTTTCAATAATGGTGGCAGCAGCAATAGCTTCTGCAGCGGCAGCTTTATATGCAACAATCAATCCACTGGTTCCCAACTTTATTCCTCCAAAGTAACGAACTACGATAATCAGAATATCGGTTAGTTCATTGGAGTTTATTTGTCCGAGAATAGGTTTTCCGGCTGTGCCCGATGGTTCTCCATTATCGTTTGCGCGGAAATCTTTTCGCTCATGCCCCAACATGTAAGCATAGCAAACGTGACGGGCATCGTAGTATTTCTTTTGGTATTGCTCGAGATAAACTTTTATCTCTTCAATGGTAC
This genomic interval carries:
- a CDS encoding YigZ family protein; this encodes MVDDDTYKAITEISESIYTEKRSKFIAIALPVRTIEEIKVYLEQYQKKYYDARHVCYAYMLGHERKDFRANDNGEPSGTAGKPILGQINSNELTDILIIVVRYFGGIKLGTSGLIVAYKAAAAEAIAAATIIEKTVDEDITVSFEYPFMNDIMRVVKEEEPEILSQTYDMDCIMKLRIRKSFMPKMRARLEKVETARIIEEEKEEQE